A genomic region of Microcoleus sp. FACHB-831 contains the following coding sequences:
- a CDS encoding ATP-binding sensor histidine kinase: MIKIPGYQILTQIYESINSKIYRAIREQDNRAVILKVLKEDYPTPNKLTQYKQEYEITRNFNLAGVIKAFALLPYQKTLVIILEDFGASSLQQLMNEPIGLKHTLPLSEFLSIAIKTAEILGAIHALNVIHKDINPSNIVFNPETETLKIIDFGISTVLTRENPTLKNPNVLEGTLAYMSPEQTGRMNRTLDYRTDFYSLGVTFYELLTGQLPFETTDVLELVHCHIAKQPVPPHQLLPEIPKVVADIVMKLMAKTAEERYQSAWGVKADLEKCLAQLHENGNITDFPLASSDISDKFQIPQKLYGREAEVETLLTAFERVANPPQPPLSKGGQGGVEMMLVAGYSGIGKSSLVAEIHKPNTRLRGYFTEGKFDQFQRNIPYSAIVSAFKGLIQQILSESEAQLNLWRENLLAAFGSNSQVIIDVIPEVELIVGKQLPVPELGATESQNRFNFVFQNFIRAFCSKEHPLVIFLDDLQWADSATLKLIELMMTDNETQYLFLIGAYRDNEVSPTHPLIMTLEGLRNLGATINSITLAPLELEHISQLIADTLHSYTAEVKPLAELVMIKTLGNPFFVNQFIKTLHADNLITFDFEYHNFTWNIAQIEAQDITDNVVELMIGKVKRLPESTQQVLRLASCIGASFDLKTLSIISEQSKESIFTDLVTAVQSALILPLSELDKELLIHDYKFLHDRVQQAAYALIDEDRKKAVHLQIGRLLLQNTALETLSEEIFKIVDHLNLGVELVTDQDEREGIAKLNLTAGKKAKAATAYRAAVGYLNAGLKLLCADSWQRQYHLTLSLYDEATEAAYLNGDFEQMEQLAEVVLNYSKTVLDKVKVYDSKILAAGAQGNLKESIKIGLQVLKLLGVSLPEEPSQLDIQRGFEETALLYAEQEIEELINLPDMTEPEPQAALYILLSISSAAYIAAPTLMLLIVLSMVNLSIKYGNATWSTNSYAAYALILCGVVQDIELGYKFGKLVFSLAERFNDKKSTAKAFHVLGSHVMPWKEHIRETLPILIESYQRGVETGGFEFAGYSSCYLCCHSYFMGQELIEVEQKMATYSNAISQIRRENPFHWLARFRQAVFNLLGRSKNPIRLMGDAYNEERSLPLALKANDRTGLHFFYLNKLILCYLFGETDQARQNAVIAEQYLDGVTAMISVPVFYLYDSLAHLSIFAEASNSEKEDWLNRVNTNQQKMQKWAHHAPMNHLHKFYLVEAEKARVLGQYWQAVEFYEQAIKGASDHQFIQEEALAYELGAKFYLERGKTKIAQTYMKEAHYAYTRWGAIAKVEELEAKYPQLLPKSSAPKSITCTSTITTNSATGSQSGEALDLATLMKASQAISGEIVLDKLLASLMKILIQNAGAQTGFLILDRAGEWVIEASREVDADDVKVLQSIPVNKYLPESIVNYVTRTKETVVENDATHQGKFTLDPYIKANKTKSILCAPLIYQGQLSGIVYLENNLTGGAFTPDRLEVIQLLSGQAAIAITNAKLYAEVTESERRLNQYLEAMPMGVSVHDSTGQLYYANQTAQQLLGINVLSEAKTEQLTKAFQVYRAGTQEFYPTDQLPIVRSLTGETAKADDLELYHPDKIVPLEVSTTPIFDETGNVVYAIAAFQDITKRKQAEKLISEYNRTLEIQVASRTQELLQALDHLKATQEELIQSEKMAALGQLIAGVAHEINTPLGAIRSSIDNISEFLTKNIDIFPTFFQNLSPEHQQYFLSLLAKSSQQNTLLSTKEKRLIKKDLQRQLEQQKIDNADTIAATLVNIGVYDDIQAFLPLLKDPDSETILKTAYEWASVQKSTRTIATATDRAAKVVFALKSYARYDNSGHKVQANIIEGIETVLTLYHNQFKQGVEVIRNYGEVPSIGCYPDELNQVWTNLVHNALQAMDYKGSLKIDVKQQDTTALVSITDSGKGIPLELMPKIFEPFFTTKAPGEGSGLGLDIVRKIIEKHQGKIEVSSLPGQTTFTIFLPTNVNEEISHI, translated from the coding sequence ATGATTAAAATTCCTGGCTACCAGATTCTCACACAAATCTATGAAAGTATTAATTCAAAAATATATCGGGCTATCAGAGAGCAGGATAATCGAGCCGTAATCCTCAAAGTTCTCAAAGAAGACTATCCCACGCCGAATAAACTTACCCAATACAAGCAGGAATATGAAATCACCCGCAACTTTAATCTCGCTGGTGTAATTAAAGCTTTTGCTCTCTTACCCTATCAGAAGACTCTAGTTATTATCTTAGAAGATTTCGGTGCTTCATCTTTACAGCAATTAATGAATGAGCCGATAGGGTTAAAACATACCTTGCCGCTATCAGAATTCCTCAGCATTGCTATCAAGACGGCTGAGATTTTAGGCGCGATTCACGCCCTCAATGTCATTCACAAAGATATTAATCCATCCAATATCGTTTTTAACCCAGAAACAGAGACTCTTAAAATCATCGATTTTGGCATTTCGACAGTATTAACCCGCGAAAATCCCACACTGAAAAATCCGAATGTTTTAGAAGGCACCTTAGCCTATATGTCGCCCGAACAAACGGGACGGATGAACAGAACTCTTGATTACCGCACGGACTTTTACTCCCTCGGTGTCACCTTCTACGAACTGCTTACAGGACAGCTACCATTTGAGACTACCGATGTGCTGGAGTTGGTGCATTGTCATATCGCCAAACAGCCAGTACCGCCCCATCAGCTTTTACCAGAGATTCCCAAAGTCGTTGCAGACATTGTGATGAAACTAATGGCGAAAACAGCGGAGGAACGATACCAAAGTGCTTGGGGAGTTAAAGCTGATTTAGAAAAATGTCTCGCCCAGTTACACGAAAATGGAAATATAACAGACTTTCCCCTCGCCTCGTCAGATATTTCTGACAAGTTTCAAATTCCCCAAAAACTCTATGGACGTGAAGCAGAAGTTGAAACCTTACTGACAGCATTCGAGCGAGTAGCTAACCCCCCTCAACCCCCCCTTAGTAAGGGGGGGCAAGGGGGGGTCGAAATGATGTTAGTAGCGGGTTATTCGGGTATTGGAAAGTCATCCTTAGTTGCCGAAATTCATAAACCCAATACTCGACTGCGCGGCTATTTCACAGAAGGTAAATTTGACCAATTTCAGCGAAATATTCCCTACTCTGCTATTGTCAGTGCCTTTAAGGGATTAATACAGCAAATTTTATCTGAAAGCGAAGCACAACTAAACCTTTGGCGAGAAAACCTTTTAGCGGCATTTGGTTCTAACAGTCAAGTAATTATTGATGTAATTCCCGAAGTGGAATTGATTGTGGGTAAGCAGCTACCCGTGCCTGAATTAGGAGCAACTGAGTCTCAAAATCGCTTTAATTTCGTCTTTCAAAACTTTATCCGGGCATTTTGCTCAAAAGAGCATCCCTTAGTCATCTTTCTGGATGATTTGCAGTGGGCAGACTCCGCCACACTCAAGTTAATTGAACTGATGATGACAGATAATGAGACGCAATATTTGTTCCTAATTGGGGCGTACCGGGATAACGAAGTTAGCCCAACACATCCATTGATAATGACGCTTGAAGGGTTGCGTAATCTAGGAGCAACTATCAATTCTATTACTTTAGCCCCTTTAGAACTAGAACATATTAGCCAACTGATTGCCGACACATTGCATAGCTACACTGCGGAGGTAAAACCTCTGGCAGAACTCGTGATGATAAAAACTCTTGGCAATCCGTTTTTTGTCAATCAGTTTATAAAAACATTGCACGCCGATAATTTGATAACTTTTGATTTTGAATATCACAACTTTACGTGGAATATAGCTCAAATTGAAGCCCAAGACATTACAGATAATGTTGTGGAGTTGATGATTGGCAAGGTGAAAAGATTGCCGGAATCTACACAACAGGTTTTACGTTTAGCATCTTGTATTGGTGCATCTTTCGACTTAAAAACTCTTTCTATCATTAGTGAACAATCCAAAGAATCAATTTTTACAGATTTAGTTACAGCAGTTCAGTCTGCATTAATCCTGCCTCTATCCGAATTAGATAAAGAATTATTAATTCACGATTACAAGTTCCTGCACGATCGAGTACAACAAGCTGCTTATGCCTTGATAGACGAGGATCGCAAGAAAGCCGTTCACTTACAAATTGGTCGCTTGCTGTTGCAAAATACCGCACTAGAAACCTTATCGGAGGAGATATTTAAAATAGTCGATCATCTTAATCTTGGTGTTGAGCTTGTTACCGATCAAGACGAGCGAGAGGGAATCGCAAAACTAAATTTGACCGCGGGTAAGAAAGCGAAAGCAGCAACAGCTTATCGAGCAGCCGTTGGGTATTTGAATGCGGGACTTAAACTCCTGTGTGCAGATAGTTGGCAGCGACAGTATCACCTAACCTTATCTTTGTACGACGAAGCAACAGAGGCGGCGTACCTTAACGGTGACTTCGAGCAGATGGAGCAGTTGGCAGAAGTCGTATTGAACTATTCCAAAACAGTGCTGGACAAAGTAAAAGTTTACGATAGCAAAATTCTAGCAGCTGGTGCACAGGGAAACCTCAAAGAATCCATAAAGATTGGGCTTCAAGTACTGAAACTGTTAGGGGTGAGCTTACCAGAAGAACCGAGCCAATTAGATATTCAAAGAGGGTTTGAGGAAACCGCTTTACTCTATGCTGAGCAAGAAATCGAAGAGCTAATTAACCTGCCGGACATGACCGAACCCGAGCCGCAGGCAGCGCTCTATATCCTATTGAGTATAAGTAGTGCCGCCTATATAGCGGCTCCTACACTTATGTTACTGATTGTGCTATCGATGGTTAACTTATCTATCAAATATGGCAATGCTACCTGGTCCACAAATAGTTATGCCGCTTACGCATTAATTTTGTGTGGAGTAGTTCAAGACATTGAGTTGGGTTATAAATTTGGAAAATTAGTTTTTAGTTTGGCGGAACGGTTCAATGACAAGAAAAGCACGGCTAAGGCATTTCATGTATTGGGTTCCCACGTAATGCCCTGGAAAGAACATATCAGAGAAACGCTACCTATTTTGATTGAGAGTTATCAACGTGGAGTGGAAACCGGAGGCTTTGAATTTGCGGGTTATTCTTCCTGTTACTTGTGCTGTCACTCATATTTCATGGGGCAGGAACTTATAGAAGTAGAACAAAAAATGGCGACCTATAGTAACGCTATAAGCCAAATTAGACGGGAAAATCCTTTTCATTGGCTTGCCAGGTTTCGGCAGGCAGTCTTTAACTTGCTAGGTCGGTCTAAAAATCCTATCCGTTTGATGGGTGATGCCTACAATGAGGAGCGATCGCTGCCGCTTGCTCTTAAAGCCAATGACAGAACTGGACTTCACTTCTTCTATCTAAATAAACTTATCCTATGTTATCTGTTTGGGGAGACTGATCAAGCTAGACAAAATGCTGTTATAGCAGAACAGTATTTAGATGGTGTCACAGCAATGATATCTGTACCTGTATTTTATTTATATGATTCTCTAGCACATTTAAGCATATTTGCTGAAGCTTCAAACTCGGAAAAAGAGGATTGGCTCAATCGAGTTAACACCAATCAACAAAAGATGCAGAAATGGGCGCACCATGCTCCAATGAATCACCTGCATAAATTTTATCTAGTGGAAGCAGAGAAAGCGCGAGTCTTGGGGCAATATTGGCAAGCAGTAGAGTTTTATGAGCAAGCCATTAAAGGAGCCAGCGATCACCAATTTATCCAAGAAGAGGCGTTAGCTTATGAGTTAGGCGCAAAGTTTTATCTAGAGCGTGGTAAGACTAAGATTGCCCAAACCTATATGAAAGAGGCACACTACGCCTACACGCGCTGGGGAGCGATCGCCAAGGTAGAGGAGTTAGAAGCCAAATACCCGCAGTTATTGCCTAAATCATCTGCCCCTAAAAGCATTACTTGCACTTCTACGATAACCACCAATTCCGCAACTGGCAGCCAGTCAGGCGAAGCGTTGGATTTAGCTACGTTAATGAAAGCCTCCCAAGCCATTTCCGGCGAAATTGTGCTGGATAAGTTACTTGCTTCTTTAATGAAGATTCTCATCCAGAATGCTGGGGCGCAAACAGGCTTTCTCATTTTAGATAGAGCAGGAGAATGGGTAATTGAAGCCTCTAGGGAGGTGGATGCTGATGACGTTAAAGTATTGCAGTCAATTCCAGTTAACAAATACCTACCTGAATCGATCGTAAACTATGTCACCCGTACCAAAGAAACTGTTGTAGAGAACGATGCGACGCATCAGGGCAAATTTACACTTGACCCGTATATTAAAGCGAATAAGACCAAATCTATATTGTGTGCGCCACTGATATATCAAGGTCAACTTAGTGGCATTGTCTATCTAGAAAATAATCTAACAGGGGGAGCTTTTACTCCTGACAGGTTGGAAGTCATACAACTATTATCTGGGCAAGCGGCGATCGCAATTACCAATGCCAAACTCTACGCTGAAGTCACCGAAAGTGAAAGACGGTTGAATCAATACCTAGAAGCGATGCCAATGGGTGTATCTGTCCACGACTCTACCGGACAACTCTACTATGCCAACCAGACAGCACAACAGTTACTTGGCATCAACGTTTTATCAGAAGCCAAAACTGAGCAATTGACAAAGGCTTTTCAAGTTTATCGTGCCGGAACCCAGGAGTTTTACCCAACCGACCAACTGCCGATCGTGCGTTCCCTAACAGGTGAAACAGCCAAGGCTGACGATCTAGAACTTTACCATCCGGATAAGATTGTCCCCTTGGAAGTTTCTACCACGCCAATTTTTGATGAAACGGGTAACGTTGTCTACGCGATCGCTGCCTTTCAAGACATTACCAAACGCAAACAAGCAGAAAAGTTGATATCCGAATATAATCGCACTTTAGAAATTCAAGTTGCCTCACGCACCCAAGAACTCTTGCAAGCTCTCGACCACCTTAAAGCTACCCAAGAAGAATTAATTCAATCGGAAAAAATGGCAGCACTAGGACAATTGATTGCTGGTGTTGCCCATGAAATTAATACCCCATTGGGAGCGATTCGCTCATCAATCGACAATATTAGCGAATTTTTAACTAAAAATATAGATATATTTCCCACTTTTTTTCAAAACCTATCTCCAGAACACCAGCAATATTTCTTATCTCTCCTTGCTAAATCAAGCCAACAAAATACCCTCTTATCAACTAAAGAAAAACGTCTTATCAAAAAAGATTTACAGCGTCAACTCGAACAACAGAAGATCGACAATGCCGACACCATCGCCGCTACCCTAGTCAACATCGGCGTCTATGACGATATTCAAGCCTTTTTGCCATTGCTAAAAGACCCTGATAGCGAAACAATTTTAAAAACAGCGTATGAGTGGGCAAGCGTACAAAAAAGCACCCGCACCATTGCGACGGCCACAGACCGCGCCGCCAAAGTCGTATTTGCTTTAAAAAGCTATGCGCGTTATGACAACTCTGGACATAAGGTACAGGCAAATATTATTGAAGGCATTGAAACTGTATTAACTCTCTATCACAACCAATTTAAACAGGGAGTGGAAGTGATTAGGAACTATGGTGAGGTGCCATCAATCGGGTGTTATCCCGATGAACTGAATCAAGTTTGGACAAATCTGGTGCATAATGCTTTGCAAGCGATGGACTATAAAGGAAGTTTAAAAATTGATGTGAAACAACAAGATACAACTGCTTTAGTCAGCATCACCGATAGTGGCAAGGGGATTCCCCTTGAGCTTATGCCTAAAATCTTTGAACCATTTTTTACAACCAAAGCTCCTGGAGAAGGCAGCGGCTTAGGGTTGGATATTGTCAGAAAGATTATTGAAAAACATCAGGGTAAAATTGAAGTCTCATCGCTCCCAGGTCAAACCACTTTTACAATATTCCTGCCTACGAATGTCAACGAAGAAATAAGCCATATCTAA